One stretch of Aquimarina sp. Aq107 DNA includes these proteins:
- a CDS encoding ABC transporter ATP-binding protein, with protein sequence METLEKEEVVRRSDNGLFEDKYMLDISQLTKIYPTPKGDYVVLDDLDLKVKHEEFISIIGHSGCGKSTLLTMIAGLNPISRGTIVADNQTIKGPGPDRGVIFQSPSLLPWMTAYDNVMLGVKQVFAHGTKKDRDNIVKYYLSKVGLEDAMYKKAKELSQGMQQRVGIARAFALKPKVLLLDEPFGMLDSLTRGELQDVLIEVWNQEKITAIMITHDVDESIFLADRVIMMTSGPRAKVGDILNIDFERPRLRKDVLEHPDYYKYREHLINFLEH encoded by the coding sequence ATGGAAACATTAGAAAAAGAAGAAGTTGTAAGAAGATCGGATAATGGATTGTTTGAGGATAAGTATATGCTAGATATTTCTCAATTAACTAAAATTTATCCTACTCCAAAAGGAGACTATGTGGTTTTGGATGATCTAGATTTAAAAGTAAAACATGAGGAATTTATATCAATAATTGGTCATTCTGGATGTGGTAAATCTACGTTGCTTACAATGATCGCGGGTCTTAACCCTATTTCTAGAGGAACTATTGTTGCGGATAATCAAACAATTAAAGGGCCTGGTCCCGATAGAGGAGTTATATTTCAGTCTCCAAGTTTATTGCCTTGGATGACAGCATACGATAATGTGATGCTAGGTGTTAAGCAAGTTTTTGCACACGGAACTAAAAAAGATAGGGATAATATTGTAAAATATTACTTATCAAAAGTAGGGCTAGAAGATGCAATGTACAAGAAAGCAAAAGAATTGTCTCAAGGAATGCAGCAAAGAGTAGGGATAGCTAGAGCATTTGCTCTTAAGCCAAAAGTTTTATTGTTGGACGAGCCTTTTGGAATGTTGGATTCTCTAACAAGAGGAGAGTTGCAGGATGTGCTTATAGAAGTTTGGAATCAAGAAAAAATAACTGCTATAATGATTACACACGATGTAGATGAGTCTATTTTTTTAGCGGATCGAGTTATTATGATGACAAGTGGTCCAAGAGCTAAAGTTGGTGATATCTTAAATATTGATTTTGAAAGACCTCGTTTAAGAAAGGATGTTTTAGAGCATCCGGATTATTATAAATATCGAGAGCATTTGATAAACTTTTTAGAGCACTAA